From a single Triplophysa rosa linkage group LG1, Trosa_1v2, whole genome shotgun sequence genomic region:
- the prkdc gene encoding DNA-dependent protein kinase catalytic subunit isoform X4 has protein sequence MSSDVFTVGGIQGYLLKLHSFLSDTETRNAALICHDIIGDLGQECLITKNENELVFQTSLLFAKEEGLLSFLRKSLANETLRDTRVDILNFLGAFLQRMSGVVRGWDKNYAVDLKETCLVVYTKDKAAKCRTPALDLLIKILYITKDSSVAQDFKVGDMFNKFYGELCQKNKLPDTVLGYIYELLGVLGEVQPSEMVNNSDKLYKAYLGELKGQMTSTTKEPKLPVVAGCLKGIAALMVNFTKSMEEDPVMSKEIFDYALKAICPQTDMKRYAVIFAGLKLFTKHSNQFGSCLMDNYFSIFDVMSKLCGHINGELKKSSYVALESFLKQVATLVAENIELHKSKLKFFMQKFCAIIRTTESSNKELSIAIRGYGLFAAPCKVVCPQDVDLMYTELIQRCKQMYLTKLDQDDDNVYQLPSFLDSIASVLIHLDRIPEVYTPVLERLLVVQMDSFPQYSPRMQYATCRSIIKVFVAMAVRGPVLWSFTSSVVHQGLIRVCSKPLLQSEGKSPPSFGDPQTEDTTLVRSGKWKVPSSKDYLDLFKGLLDCENLKDTGFMDGAPAAKNYNMRDINRHLYDALVQSVMKIVEKLDLSVQKVNTSDEAQSDETSGFMPSSDPTANLMASKPKDFIAFVNLVDFCSELLPSRNPEYFAQWMYPLCHELILQSIRFPLVSGFYKLLSLSMGISKKIHYFQDLKEEPKATASGYSIENACFSLLGKFGKEVCVRMKQYKDELLAACLMFVLSLHPDMVALDIKAYIPALQAALRLGLSHAPLATAALEALESWSSHIPISIMQPHYADILPHLDGYLKTTSHSEDDSRMEVTFLSSGSSKGYSQVMMRLLKKSKHLPMGDESPIAAVRRRVVRLLGHLGGQLNRSLVTAVSSEDMMKRFVAWDSEKRLSFAVPFKDMKPVIYLDSFLPRVTELALSSSDRQTKVAACELLHSLVIYMVGKGAQMTEDDKSAPPMYNLHRRVFPFLLRLACDVDQVTRQIFEPLVMQLIHWFTNNRKFESQDTVAVLEAILDGIVDPLDSTLRDFSATCIQEFVKWSIKQTTPKQQEKSPANIKSLFKRIYSLALHPNIFKRLGAALAFNSMYRHFREEKSLVEQFVFEVLVVFVESLSLAHFDEKALGTVQQCCSALDHLKRIIKHKADSLDKNSKRRTPRGFPADQAVCLLDVVMWLLTQCGRPQTECRHKSMELFYEFVPLLSGHSSPVVWLEQQVKQRGPGFLISCLEGGGLLSQPTLREVETPFSIRATLQWMDLLLAALDCYNTFTSSRCIQPQKILGTGEKSSFLPAVRFFLTELSMHDVKTASACFRAGNVAQLHFSPREIDQYNYSKCTIIVRLLEFCTMVLQKCPQDLWKFMEQDIFNSSFFSMVALTVCEPSSIGFNMADLEVMSQLPEVCVPLLKALALTHYKAELESGIRKRITVQSVEELCTVDLYEADTRDNHANINLLLSACKQLHQSGLLNSVLHTQDVGYGHSLGSKLLTSVYKSIAPGNDRKSLPSMDVGSRKLADRLVQLAFCLGDQSEQLVGVLLNTITLSVPLSGSLNPHFLSFSHGEYFYSLFQTSINAELLCRMDHTVPLLLTAANQNPSMVSVLLNGMLDHSFRERSVRKSQGSQLAEQVLKGWDLLRSWWEGPAASPQSKTSVLTLLTKVLQIDSSVCSNTDHPSFNTVFTTFTALITDVALPLNLKSQALVMLPFFTTLPSMPLEELRRALETLVAAHFPMQSDEFPRGSLQCNNYMDCVRKLLEALQLSQSPALLKLMARVLCRDKKHIMEELFQTCFQKIAHQSQLERQVLLLNSVYQSFQAKDVPSNSMLMGLIDRVLLPLATHCSPPALSQFFITNITDIMTTLQTRFTKPVESVFESQIMMKMGRYKLLEMLYSRLPKEEVYSKSSAINQTFCGTPNAEGNELSKNLLKSCFEAFTENMSGETVLLELRRQYHCAAYNCSIALISCSFNETKFYQGFLFTEKPEKNQLIFDNLIDAQRVYNFPIEIDVPIERKKKYVMIRKEVSGENGDAPVYLSSQSYMADSSLSEEMSQFDFSTGVQSFSYNSQNPSGESSSSRTRDRKEVWSQDETVELEMDELNQHECMANMTALLRHMQRNNITPTVEEGVTPDDLPPWMKFLQGKLNNPSTPLNIRLFIAKLIINTEEIFRPYGKHWLGALVQLVVSSSNGGEGIHFMVVDIVVTVLSWTSVATPKGNTRDEVLANRLLGFLIKNCFHNKRPVFRHNLEIIRTVVECWKDCLTVPYDLIYERFAGTDPNSKDNSVGLQLLGIVMANNLPPYDAASGIDHDRYYHSLASNLSFIRYKEVYSAAAEIIGLILNYFTERQSQNEGALLNITVTKLMELRKKEVDDKFIVCLSKVSKHFPPLVDQFVNPVFYLLPKLHGVLKTHCLECVLSRADVIPEIYLHLKTKGLSQIMSHRDEARQRVCLDIIHKILACLKPEELKEILGAVTAFVSHPSPVCRERMYDILMWIQDNYSDSESREDSTSVEVLNAARETLLQGLTDENHGLQLYVRNFWSHERRLPPATLERMLVVLKSLYSSRIEERFLSLVTDLLLEMTSHSPDFARNMFEFPLSECKFQDYTIQSNWRLRSTVLTPMFMETQATQGPGTQGSDAGVNQAGTMRGQIRATQTSLEFSQTLAPGSGRRSAYNWLTGSSVDTLADYSLSSDSLSSLLVFEKKRSERPQAAWRAVGAGFGTKRLTATGDETDSRSAAERERRADILRLRRRFLKDREKEGVRFAKKEIQSQRTERERRADLKLRQDAQVTLYRSYRVGDLPDIQIQHSSLIAPLQALAQRDATLAKQLFSSLFAGVLVEMESSKSNKETAGIMKDLLQTLNTFLSTSTVYFPPFISCVQDMSYHHKALLDVKPINVSASCLASLQQPMGILLLEESLLQGTTASDEPPSKKARGKRELPPDTDRWIHLAKLYRSLGDYDVVRGIFSGKIGTKSITFTALQAEAKSDYAEAVKLYNEALNKENWDGGEPTDTEKDFWEIAALEAYDHLTEWKSLQYCATVNIDASSPINLDKMWAEPFYVETYLQYMMRSMLKQLQLGQRDQALLSFVDAAMKKEESKIVMETHYSQELSLLYILQEDYDRAKYYANNCMQVFMQNYSSIDPLLNRSRLAVLQSVQALTEIQDFLNYITGEVSVNSLKFLIRRWTSRYPDIKLDPMNVWDDIITSRCFFLDKILEKLSSSPENSMEVDGAEQVGGKEPGTLVKNCKFNMKLQMANSAWKQNNFPVATKLLKELHREAKTDDAWLLRWVHSFSRFTHRRSAGLGSVEQINTLLKNVPLLMDTKEQSESSSARMFRDQKILLGTTYGLIASAVDRSPSALETLGEEKAEKILKLSMASSIPQVVEGLQMQALDLLRSAARKAEEEEQSFSQQHVDMRGIVEAYMTLVNFCDRRLRESEQKEEPISSKLQSLPAHVVKMMLKALKLNSEEARLKFPRLLQLVELYPAETLDLMVKEVVNVPCWLLIGWISQMMALLDKPQATAVQHVIEEIAEYYPQALIYPCMISSENYTFEESASGQRNRQFVEKLRSSLDKGGVIQEFVEALQQLTNPEMLFKDWWDEVKNRLEKPNLDKQSIKQLYEELTGLLGDSKAPGFGSFRRKFIQKFSKEVEKLLGPGGSKLYEKRKEKAYLQQVDKMAASMRDFQKEPGNLKEYSPWLSSFKADTIRNELEVPGKGYDVYSTAEASHHTRR, from the exons ATGTCTTCCGATGTTTTCACAGTTGGTGGGATTCAGGGCTATCTGCTGAAGCTTCATTCATttctgtcagacacagagactaGGAACGCAGCGCTCATCTGCCATGACATTATTGGAGACCTGGGGCAAGAGTGTTTGATCACCAAGAATGAGAACGAACTGG TTTTTCAGACATCTTTGCTTTTTGCAAAGGAAGAAGGATTGCTTAGCTTTCTCCGAAAGTCTCTTGCTAATGAAACG CTACGGGATACAAGAGTGGACATTCTGAATTTTCTGGGGGCCTTTCTACAGAGAATGTCAGGTGTTGTCCGAGGATGGGACAAGAACTACGCTGTCGACCTTAAG GAAACTTGTCTTGTCGTCTACACAAAGGACAAAGCTGCAAAATGCAGAACCCCTGCTTTAGATCTGCTTATCAAA atactgtatatcacaaAGGACTCTAGCGTCGCCCAGGATTTCAAAGTTGGCGATATGTTCAACAAGTTTTATGGAGAGTTATGTCAGAAGAATAAGTTACCTGATACAG TGCTTGGTTACATTTATGAACTTCTTGGAGTGTTGGGTGAAGTGCAGCCCAGTGAGATGGTCAACAATTCTGACAAACTCTACAAAGCCTATCTGGGAGAACTGAAAGGACAG ATGACTTCTACTACAAAAGAGCCAAAACTTCCAGTTGTTGCTGGATGTCTGAAGGGAATCGCAGCTCTGATGGTGAACTTCACCAAATCAATGGAGGaag acCCAGTTATGTCAAAAGAAATCTTTGATTATGCACTGAAGGCTATCTGTCCACAG ACTGATATGAAACGATATGCAGTCATCTTTG CCGGTCTCAAACTGTTTACTAAGCATTCAAACCAGTTCGGCAGCTGTCTCATGGATAATTATTTTTCTATCTTTGACGTTATGTCCAAACTTTGTGGACATATCAATGGAGAGTTGAAAAAGAGTAGTTATGTAGCTCTTGAGTCTTTTCTGAAGCAG GTTGCCACACTTGTGGCAGAGAACATTGAGTTGCACAAAAGCAAGTTGAAGTTCTTTATGCAGAAGTTCTGCGCTATCATCAGGACCACGGAGTCCAGTAATAAAGAACTCTCCATTGCTATTAGAGGATATGGCCTTTTTGCTGCG CCATGTAAAGTGGTGTGCCCTCAGGATGTAGATCTGATGTATACAGAGCTGATCCAGCGTTGCAAGCAGATGTACCTGACCAAGTTGGACCAGGACGATGACAACGTCTACCAGCTGCCAAGTTTCCTGGACTCCATTGCTAGTGTTCTAATCCACCTTGATCGG ATCCCTGAAGTTTACACACCGGTGCTAGAGCGCCTCCTTGTGGTTCAGATGGACAGTTTCCCTCAGTACAGTCCGAGAATGCAGTACGCAACCTGTCGGTCCATAATCAAGGTGTTTGTCGCCATGGCGGTTCGAGGTCCAGTTCTCTGGAGTTTCACCAGTTCTGTGG tTCACCAAGGCCTGATCAGAGTATGCTCAAAGCCATTGCTTCAGTCAGAG GGGAAGAGTCCTCCATCATTCGGTGATCCTCAAACAGAGGATACCACACTGGTGCGCTCTGGGAAGTGGAAAGTTCCTTCTTCAAAGGACTACCTTGACCTCTTCAAAGGGCTTTTAGACTGTGAAAACCTCAAA GATACAGGATTCATGGATGGAGCTCCAGCTGCCAAGAACTACAACATGAGAGACATAAACCGGCACTTATATGATGCTCTGGTGCAGTCAGTCATGAAGATTGTCGAGAAACTTGATCTTTCAGTGCAGAAAGTAAATACTTCAGATGAG gcACAGAGTGATGAAACTTCTGGATTTATGCCTTCATCTGACCCCACAGCAAACCTAATGGCCAGCAAACCTAAAGACTTCATTGCCTTTGTCAATTTGGTAGACTTTTGCAG tGAATTGTTGCCCTCAAGAAATCCAGAGTATTTCGCCCAGTGGATGTACCCCCTGTGTCACGAGCTCATTCTGCAGTCAATACGCTTTCCTCTGGTCAGCGGGTTTTATAAACTCCTCTCACTCTCTATGGGCATCTCCAAGAAAATACACTACTTTCAG GACCTAAAGGAAGAGCCTAAAGCTACTGCTAGTGGCTACTCAATAGAAAATGCCTGTTTTTCACTACTTGGAAAGTTTGGAAAGGAG GTTTGTGTACGTATGAAACAGTATAAAGATGAGCTGCTGGCTGCTTGTTTGATGTTCGTCCTCTCTCTTCATCCTGACATGGTAGCTCTGGATATCAAAGCATATATTCCAGCTCTGCAg GCGGCCCTGCGGCTGGGTTTAAGTCATGCTCCATTAGCCACAGCAGCATTGGAAGCTCTTGAATCCTGGTCCTCTCACATTCCCATTTCCATCATGCAGCCGCACTACGCTGACATACTGCCACACTTAGACGGCTACCTCAAAACAACCAGTCATTCTG AAGATGACAGCAGAATGGAagtgacatttctgtcatcaggCAGTTCAAAAGGATACAGCCAAGTAATGATGAGACTTCTGAAGAAGTCAAAACACCTGCCAATG GGAGATGAGTCTCCTATTGCTGCTGTGAGACGCAGAGTGGTACGTCTGCTTGGACACTTGGGAGGACAGCTCAACAGGAGCCTTGTGACAG CTGTCTCTTCCGAGGACATGATGAAGCGTTTCGTAGCGTGGGACAGTGAGAAGAGGCTGAGTTTTGCTGTCCCTTTCAAAGACATGAAGCCTGTAATCTACCTAGACTCCTTCCTGCCGCGGGTCACAGAGCTTGCACTGTCCTCCAGTGACAGACAAACTAAA GTGGCAGCATGTGAGCTTCTGCACAGTCTGGTGATATACATGGTGGGTAAAGGAGCCCAGATGACAGAGGACGACAAGTCTGCTCCTCCAATGTACAACCTGCACCGAAGAGTCTTTCCTTTTCTTCTGCGTCTGGCCTGTGATGTCGACCAG GTGACAAGGCAGATTTTTGAACCTCTGGTGATGCAGCTCATCCACTGGTTCACCAACAACAGAAAATTTGAGAGCCAGGACACCGTGGCAGTGCTGGAGGCCATTTTG GATGGAATCGTGGATCCATTAGACAGCACCCTCAGAGACTTTAGTGCCACCTGCATCCAGGAATTTGTCAAATGGTCAATTAAACAGACCACCCCCAAACAGCAGGAAAAGAGCCCTGCAAACATCAAATCTCTATTCAAACGCATTTACAGCTTGGCCCTGCACCCCAACATCTTCAAAAGACTCGGGGCTGCGCTCGCCTTCAACAGCATGTACAGGCATTTCAg AGAAGAGAAGTCTTTGGTGGAACAGTTTGTTTTTGAGGTACTGGTGGTGTTTGTTGAGAGCCTGTCCCTGGCCCACTTTGATGAGAAGGCCCTGG GAACTGTTCAACAGTGCTGTAGTGCCCTGGACCATCTGAAGAGAATCATCAAACACAAGGCAGACTCGCTCGATAAGAATTCCAAGAGACGTACACCCAG AGGTTTCCCTGCAGATCAGGCAGTGTGCTTGTTAGATGTAGTCATGTGGCTGCTGACCCAGTGTGGAAGACCACAGACGGAATGCAGACACAAAAGCATGGAGCTCTTCTATGAGTTTGTTCCTCTATTATCAG GTCATTCATCTCCTGTGGTATGGCTGGAGCAACAGGTGAAGCAGCGTGGTCCAGGGTTTCTAATTTCGTGCTTGGAGGGCGGTGGTTTACTCTCCCAGCCTACCTTGAGAGAAGTTGAAACCCCTTTTAGCATCAGAGCCACCTTACAATGGATGGATCTTCTGCTGGCTGCTCTTGACTGCTACAACACCTTCACAAGTTCGCGTTGTATTCAGCCCCAGAAGATTCTTG GTACCGGTGAGAAGTCCAGCTTTTTGCCAGCTGTCCGTTTTTTCTTGACAGAGCTGTCCATGCATGATGTAAAAACTGCCAGCGCTTGCTTCAGAGCAGGTAATGTTGCCCAGTTACACTTCAGCCCCCGTGAGATAGACCAGTACAACTACAGCAAGTGCACCATCATCGTCCGATTGCTGGAGTTTTGCACCATGGTACTGCAGAAATGTCCACAGGACCTCTGGAAG TTTATGGAGCAGGATATTTTCAACTCCTCATTTTTCTCAATGGTGGCACTGACGGTGTGTGAGCCCTCATCAATTGGGTTCAACATGGCTGATCTGGAGGTCATGAGTCAGCTGCCAGAGGTGTGCGTTCCTCTGTTGAAAGCTTTAGCATTAACACATTACAAGGCAGAACTGGAGAGTGGCATTAGGAAGAGAATTACTGTACAAAG TGTGGAGGAGTTGTGTACTGTTGATCTATATGAGGCAGACACCAGAGACAATCATGCTAACATAAATCTGTTACTGTCAGCCTGTAAGCAGCTTCATCAGTCTGGGCTGCTCAACTCGGTTCTGCACACTCAG GATGTTGGTTATGGTCACTCACTTGGATCCAAACTTCTCACTAGTGTGTATAAAAGTATCGCACCTGGAAACGACAGGAAGTCACTGCCGTCTATGGATGTTGGCAGCAGGAAGTTGGCTGACAGACTCGTGCAGCTGGCGTTCTGTTTGGGTGATCAG AGTGAACAGTTGGTTGGtgttttgctgaacaccatCACACTCTCCGTTCCTCTCTCCGGCAGTCTGAATCCTCACTTCCTCAGCTTCTCTCACGGGGAATATTTCTACAGTCTCTTCCAGACATCTATCAATGCTGAGTTACTTTGCAGAATGGACCACACGGTACCGCTGCTGCTGAcggcagccaatcagaatcctaGCATG GTTAGTGTTCTGCTCAACGGCATGTTGGATCATAGTTTTCGCGAGCGCTCGGTCAGAAAATCTCAAGGTTCCCAATTGGCTGAGCAGGTGTTAAAGGGGTGGGATTTACTCAGGTCATGGTGGGAGGGTCCTGCAGCCTCACCACAAAGCAAAACTTCAGTCCTGACTTTGCTCACCAAAGTTCTCCAG ATCGACTCATCAGTTTGCTCCAATACTGATCACCCATCCTTCAATACAGTGTTCACCACTTTTACCGCTCTTATCACAGATGTAGCTCTGCCCTTAAATCTGAAG AGCCAGGCTCTGGTTATGCTGCCCTTCTTTACTACATTACCCAGCATGCCACTGGAGGAGCTCAGGAGGGCTCTGGAGACTCTGGTGGCAGCACATTTCCCCATGCAGTCTGATGAGTTTCCCCGCGGCTCACTCCAGTGCAACAACTACATGGACTGCGTCCGCAAA TTGTTGGAGGCCCTGCAGCTCTCTCAGAGTCCTGCGTTACTGAAGCTCATGGCTAGAGTTCTGTGCAGGGACAAAAAACATATAATGGAGGAACTATTTCAGACCTGCTTTCAGAAGATTGCTCACCA GTCCCAGTTGGAAAGACAAGTCCTTCTGCTCAACTCTGTCTACCAGTCTTTTCAAGCTAAAGATGTTCCATCAAATTCAATGCTCATGGGTCTGATCGACAGAGTCCTGCTGCCATTGGCCACTCATTGCAGCCCTCCAGCTCTCTCTCAGTTCTTCATCACTAATATCACTGATATCATGACTACGCTACAAACACGCTTTACCAAG CCTGTTGAGTCAGTATTTGAGAGTCAAATTATGATGAAGATGGGCCGTTATAAACTGCTGGAGATGTTGTACTCTCGTCTGCCGAAGGAGGAAGTCTACTCTAAAAGCTCAGCTATCAACCAGACCTTCTGTGGCACACCTAATGCTGAAGGCAATGAGCTTTCCAAGAACCTCCTCAA ATCGTGTTTTGAGGCCTTCACTGAGAACATGAGTGGAGAGACGGTTCTGCTGGAGTTAAGGAGACAGTATCACTGTGCTGCTTATAACTGTTCCATCGCTCTGATCAGCTGCAGCTTCAATGAGACCAAGTTCTATCAGGGCTTCCTCTTCACTGAGAAACCTGAAAAG AATCAACTGATTTTTGACAACCTCATTGATGCACAAAGGGTCTACAATTTTCCTATAGAGATTGAT GTCCCTATTGAAAGGAAGAAGAAATATGTTATGATCAGAAAGGAAGTGAGTGGGGAAAACGGAG ATGCACCGGTATATCTCTCCTCGCAGTCGTACATGGCAGACAGCAGTCTCAGTGAAGAAATGAGTCAGTTCGACTTCTCCACTGGAGTTCAGAGCTTCTCCTACAACTCCCAGAATCCATCAGGAGAGAGCAGCTCCAGCAGGACTCGG GATCGTAAAGAAGTTTGGTCTCAGGATGAGACTGTGGAGCTAGAGATGGACGAGCTGAATCAACATGAATGTATGGCCAATATGACCGCGCTGCTGCGTCACATGCAGAGGAACAACATTACCCCTACAGTAGAGGAG ggtgTAACACCTGATGATCTTCCTCCATGGATGAAATTCCTGCAGGGGAAGTTGAACAATCCCTCCACCCCACTGAATATTAGACTCTTCATCGCCAAGCTGATCATCAACACTGAGGAG ATATTTCGTCCATATGGGAAGCATTGGTTGGGTGCACTGGTACAGTTGGTGGTTTCCAGTAGCAATGGAGGAGAGGGCATTCATTTCATGGTGGTGGATATTGTGGTGACTGTCCTGTCATGGACCAGTGTGGCCACACCAAAG GGTAACACTAGAGATGAAGTGTTGGCCAATCGGCTGCTTGGATTTCTCATTAAAAACTGCTTTCACAACAAGCGGCCTGTGTTTCGCCACAACCTGGAGATCATCCGCACAGTTGTAGAGTGCTGGAAAGACTGCCTCACCGTACCCTATGA TTTGATATATGAGCGCTTTGCTGGAACGGATCCCAACAGCAAAGATAACTCTGTTGGACTTCAGCTCTTAGGCATTGTGATGGCCAATAACCTTCCACCTTATGATGCTGCGAGCGGGATTGACCACGACAG ATACTATCATTCTCTAGCCAGCAACTTATCATTCATCAGATACAAAGAGGTGTACTCGGCGGCTGCAGAGATCATCGGCTTAATCCTCAACTACTTCACTGAAAGACAAAGT CAAAACGAAGGGGCCTTATTGAATATCACTGTTACTAAACTCATGGAACTGAGGAAGAAGGAGGTGGATGACAAATTTATTGTTTGCCTGAGCAAAGTGTCCAAACACTTCCCACCCCTGGTGGATCA ATTTGTGAATCCTGTGTTTTATTTGCTGCCAAAGCTGCATGGCGTGTTGAAGACACACTGCCTTGAATGTGTGCTGAGTCGTGCTGATGTCATCCCTGAAATCTACCTGCACCTCAAGACCAAAGGCCTTTCACAGATCATGAGTCACAG agatgAAGCCAGGCAACGTGTTTGTCTGGACATCATTCATAAAATCCTGGCATGCCTAAAGCCGGAGGAGCTAAAAGAGATTCTGGGAGCGGTCACAGCATTTGTGTCTCATCCTTCTCCTGTCTGCAGAGAGAGGATGTATGACATCCTCATGTGGATTCAAGATAACTACAG TGATTCAGAGAGCAGAGAAGACAGCACATCTGTGGAAGTGCTCAATGCAGCTCGGGAGACTCTTCTTCAGGGACTGACAGATGAGAACCAcggtttaca GCTTTATGTGCGTAATTTCTGGAGTCACGAGAGGCGTTTACCTCCGGCCACGCTGGAGCGCATGCTTGTCGTGCTAAAATCGCTTTATTCATCACGCATTGAGGAGCGGTTCCTCAGCCTGGTCACAGACCTACTGTTGGAGATGACCAGTCACAGCCCTGACTTTGCACGCAACATGTTTGAATTCCCACTGTCAGAGTGCAAGTTTCAG GACTACACAATACAGTCTAATTGGCGTCTACGAAGTACAGTCCTAACGCCCATGTTTATGGAGACCCAGGCCACCCAGGGCCCTGGCACTCAGGGTTCAGATGCTGGAGTGAACCAGGCAGGCACAATGAGGGGTCAGATCAGGGCCACACAGACATCCCTGGAGTTCTCTCAGACTCTGGCTCCTGGCTCAG GGCGGCGGTCAGCGTATAACTGGTTGACAGGAAGTAGCGTGGACACTCTGGCCGATTATTCCCTCTCATCTGATTCTCTCTCATCACTCTTGGTGTTTGAGAAAAAGAGATCAGAGCGACCTCAAGCCGCCTGGAGAGCCGTGGGCGCAGGGTTCGGTACGAAACGTCTGACCGCCACCGGTGATGAGACAGACAGTCGGAGTGCAG CTGAGCGGGAGAGACGTGCAGACATTCTGAGGCTTAGGCGGAGATTTCTAAAGGACAGAGAGAAGGAGGGCGTCCGATTCGCCAAGAAAGAAATTCAGTCGCAAAGAACAGAAAGG GAGAGGAGAGCAGATTTGAAGCTCCGTCAGGATGCTCAGGTCACGCTGTACCGCAGCTACAGGGTTGGAGATCTTCCTGATATTCAGATTCAGCACAGCAGCCTCATCGCCCCACTGCAAGCCCTAGCACAG AGGGATGCTACACTGGCGAAGCAGCTGTTCAGCTCACTGTTTGCAGGGGTGCTGGTTGAAATGGAGTCATCTAAGTCTAATAAAGAAACAGCAGGCATTATGAAGGATCTGCTGCAGACGTTAAACACCTTCCTCAGCACAAGCACTGTGTACTTCCCCCCTTTTATTTCCTGCGTGCAG GATATGAGTTATCATCACAAAGCCCTACTCGATGTTAAGCCGATCAATGTGAGCGCCAGCTGTCTCGCCAGTCTGCAGCAGCCAATGGGCATCCTGTTACTGGAGGAGAGTTTGCTTCAAGGAACCACAGCGTCAGATGAACCTCCCTCTAAAAAAGCAAGAGGCAAACGAGAACTGCCACCTGACACCGACAGATGGATCCACCTCGCCAA ACTTTACAGGTCTTTGGGAGACTATGATGTGGTCAGGGGAATCTTTAGTGGCAAGATTGGAACAAAGTCAATAACTTTTACAGCTCTACAGGCCGAAGCAAAGAGTGATTATGCTGAAGCAGTAAAACTCTACAATGAG GCTCTGAACAAAGAGAATTGGGATGGTGGCGAGCCCACGGACACTGAGAAAGATTTCTGGGAGATCGCTGCACTGGAAGCATACGATCACCTGACAGAGTGGAAATCTCTTCAGTACTGTGCCACAGTCAACATAGACGCCAGTTCGCCCATCAACCTAGACAAGATGTGGGCGGAGCCATTTTACGTG GAAACATACCTGCAGTACATGATGCGCAGTATGTTGAAGCAGTTGCAGCTGGGACAGAGAGATCAGGCTCTGCTCAGCTTTGTCGATGCTGCAATGAAGAAGGAAGAGAGCAAGATCGTCATGGAGACCCATTACAGTCAGGAGCTGAGTTTACTGTACATCCTGCAAGAGGACTATGACAGAGCCAAATATTACGCCAATAACTGCATGCAAGTCTTCATGCAG AACTACTCTAGTATCGACCCACTGCTGAACCGCAGTCGTCTGGCTGTGCTGCAGTCTGTTCAAGCTCTGACTGAGATTCAAGACTTCCTGAATTATATCACAGGAGAGG TCTCCGTAAATTCTTTGAAGTTCTTGATCAGACGGTGGACCAGTCGCTATCCAGATATCAAACTGGACCCCATGAATGTCTGggatgacatcatcacatcTCG TTGTTTCTTCTTGGATAAGATTTTGGAGAAGCTGAGTTCCAGCCCTGAAAACAGCATGGAGGTGGATGGTGCAGAGCAGGTCGGTGGAAAGGAGCCTGGAACACTGGTGAAGAACTGCAAGTTCAACATGAAACTTCAAATGGCAAACAGCGCATGGAAACAG AATAACTTTCCAGTGGCCACAAAGCTGCTGAAGGAACTCCACCGTGAGGCGAAGACGGATGATGCCTGGCTGCTCCGCTGGGTTCACAGCTTTAGCCGTTTCACTCACAGAAGAAGCGCTGGCCTCGGATCAGTTGAACAGATTAATACTCTGCTCAAGAACGTTCCACTCCTGA TGGACACAAAGGAACAGAGTGAAAGCTCCTCGGCTCGTATGTTCCGTGACCAGAAGATCCTTCTCGGCACCACCTATGGTCTGATAGCCAGTGCTGTGGATCGCAGTCCCTCGGCCCTGGAGACTCTTGGAGAAGAGAAGGCAGAAAAAATTCTCAAACTTTCAATGGCCTCATCCATCCCTCAG GTGGTGGAGGGTCTTCAGATGCAGGCTCTGGATCTGTTGCGCAGTGCTGCCCGTAAGGCCGAAGAGGAGGAGCAGTCCTTCAGCCAACAGCATGTGGACATGCGTGGTATCGTGGAGGCCTACATGACCTTGGTGAACTTCTGTGACAGAAGACTGAGAGAGAGTGAGCAGAAAGAAGAGC CGATCAGTTCAAAGCTTCAGTCCTTACCTGCACATGTAGTGAAGATGATGCTGAAAGCCCTGAAGCTCAACTCCGAGGAGGCCAGGCTCAAGTTCCCTCGACTGCTGCAGCTAGTGGAGCTGTACCCTGCCGAAACCCTCGACCTGATGGTCAAAGAG GTGGTTAATGTGCCTTGCTGGCTGCTGATTGGCTGGATCAGTCAAATGATGGCTCTGCTTGACAAGCCACAGGCAACAGCAGTTCAGCATGTTATAGAGGAGATTGCGGAATACTATCCACAAGCTCTCATCTACCCGTGCATGATCAGCAGTGAGAACTACACCTTTGAGGAGTCTGCGAGCGGTCAGAGGAACCGGCAGTTTGTTGAGAA GCTGAGGTCATCACTGGATAAAGGTGGGGTCATTCAAGAGTTTGTAGAGGCACTTCAGCAGCTTACTAACCCTGAAATGCTTTTCAAG